A window of Candidatus Eremiobacteraceae bacterium genomic DNA:
CGCTCGAAGTCGTGACCGACGAGCGCGACGCGCGCGAGCTGGCGGCAAAGCGCAGCCAGCGCAAGCGCGAGCAACGCATGGCGACGGCGCGACGGCCCGTCACGCTCGACGGCTTCCTCGCCGCGGCGAAAGAGGGCGTCGTCAAGGATCTCAACCTCATCATCCGTGCCGATGCTCAAGGCTCGCTCGAGGCGCTTCGCTCGCAGCTCGACGGGCTCGCGAACGAAGAGGTCCGGACACGCGTCATCCACGCAGGCGTAGGCGGGATCAACGAATCGGACGTCGTGCTCGCGAGCGCGAGCAGCGCCATCATCATCGGCTTCAACATCCGGCCGGATGCGGCGATCGCACGCAAAGCGCAGCAAGAAGGCGTCGACGTGCGGCTCTACGACGTCATCTACAACGTCATCGACGAGGTCAAGGCGGCGATGTCGGGCATGCTCAAGCCGCAGACGCGCGAGGTCATCCTCGGCGAGGCCGAGGTCCGCAGGATCTTCAAGGTGAGCAAGGTCGGCACGATCGCGGGCAGCTACGTCCGCAACGGCCGCGTGACTCGCGACGCCGGCGTCCGCGTCATGCGCGACAGCGTTCAGATCTACGAGGGCAAGCTCTCGTCGCTCAAGCGATTCAAAGACGATGCGCGCGAGGTCGCTGAAGGCTTCGAGTGCGGCATCGGCATCGAGAACTTCAACGACGTCAAAGAGGGAGACGTCTTCGAGTTCTTCACGACCGAGGACGTTCCACCGGCAGCGTAGCGGTCGAGCTTTAGACTCGACTGGAGCGGTCGACCTTAACGGTCGACCGAATACCGATAACCATGGATAGAGACGCGGTCGAACAGGCACACGAGATCTACTTCAACGTCATCGTGGCGCACGGAAGTGACGACCAGCCGTGGACGACGACGCAGCGCGACGAGCTGCGCCGCGCGCTCGCCCTCCTCGAACCGCTCGACGCGTCGGGCGATCTCGGGCCGGACGGCATCCAGCTGATGGCGTCGCTGTGCCTCGAACTCGGAAACGACGAACGGGAAGAACACATCCTGCATACCGGCCTCGACCAGTTTCCGACCGCGGCGGGCCTTCATGCGGACATCGGCGCCGCATATGCGAATATCGAGAAATGGCCGGCGGCGATCGCGCATCTCGCGGCCGCGGTGCTCATCAACGTCGACGAGCCCGACGAGCATTGGGCGATGGCCGCATCGCAGCTCGTCGATGCGTTGCTCGAGTGCGGCGACGAAGAACGCGCGCAGGTCGTGCGTCGCTGGGCGCTCGAGCGCTGCACGGACGACAAATCGAAATCGTGGCTCGCCGACAGCGAGCCGGACGACGCGGCGCGCGATGACGCGGCCGCGTCCGACCACTAGACATCGAACGCCTGTACGGGGATATTAGGGTGCAAGAACACCCGGACGGAAAAAATACGCGACTCGCGCGCGTCGAGCACGAGATCGTCCGCGAGCTGAGCGAACTGATCCACGAAGACCTCAAGGATCCGCGCATCGGCTTCGTCACGCTCGTCGGCTGCGACGTGAGCCCCGATCTGCGCAGCGCTCGCGTTTACGCGAGCCCGCTCGGCGACGGCCGCGCGCAGAGCGCGACCATGCGCGGCCTGCAGTCGGCGTCCGGGTTCCTCAGCGTCGAGCTGGGCAAACGGATGCGGATGCGGCGCACGCCGACGCTCACGTTCGTGCGCGACGACTCGATCGCGCGCGGCGTCCGCATGTCGACGATCCTCGACGAGGTGCACAGACGCGATGAGTCAAGAAAACACGGCACCGACTAACGGCAAGGCGAACGCGCTCGCGGACGCCGCCGAGGTGGCGGCGTGCCTGCGCGCCCATCGCCAATTCGTCATGTGCGCGCACGAGAAGCCCGATGGCGACGTGCTCGGCAGCGGCTACGCGCTCGGACTCGCGCTCAAGAGCATCGGCAAGAGCGTTACGTACTTCCTCGATGACGACGTGCCGCGCAACCTGCGCTTCATGCCCGAATGGCAGTTGACGCAGCGCTCGTTCGAAGGCGTCGCCGACGATGCGATTTTCGTCTTCTTCGATATGAGCGATCAAGCGCGCGCGGGCAAAGCGCTCCAGTGGGTGCCGCGCGAGCGCATCGTCAACATCGATCATCATCTCGGCAACAAGCGCTTCGGGCGGTGGAACTACGTCAACGAAGGCGAGGCCGCGACCGGCTCGCTCGTCCTCGGCCTGGTCTTCTCGCTCGGCGTCAAGGTCACGCCCGACATCGCGACCTGCCTGCTCGGCACGCTCATCTCCGATACGGGCTGCTTCCAATATAGCAACGCCTCGCCGCACACGATGCGACTCGGTGCGGCGCTCATCGAGGCGGGCGCCGACAAGGACCTCATCACCGAGCAGCTCTACTACACGCGCACGTTCGCCGGGCAAAAAGTCCTCGGCCGCGCGCTCGAAAACGCGCAGCTGACGGACGACGGCATCTGCTATTCGATCGTCACCCAAGCGATGCTCGAGGAATACGGCGCGACGCACGAAGATCTCGAGGACGTCGTCGGCGCTCTGCGCGTCGTCGACCGCTGCGAGATCGCCGCCTTGTTCAAGGAAAGCGCGGATGGCGCGTACCGGTTGAGCCTACGCTCCCGCGGACGCTTCAACGTCATGGAGATGGCGCGCGCGCTTGGCGGGGGCGGGCATTTCCGAGCGGCCGGAGCGACCGTCGCCGGACCGCGCGAGTCCGCGATCGAGCGCGTGCTCGCCGCGATCCGTTCCACGATGGGCGAGAAGAGCCGGACGCGCTAACGCGTGGCCCGCGCCGCCGCTCCGTTCGGCTTCGTCAACGCATTCAAGCCGCCGGGCATCTCTTCGACCGCCTTCGGCATCTGGGTCCGAAAACGGCTCGGCGCACCGTCGCTCGGCCATTGGGGCACGCTCGATCCGTCGGCGTGCGGAGTCCTCGTGCTCGCCATCGGTCAGGCGACGCGGCTCCTCCCGTATCTGCCGGCCGATGACAAGTCGTACGTCTTCGAGATGCGGGTCGGCACCGCGACCGACACCGGCGACGCGGAAGGCCGCGTCCTACGGTCCGCGCCCGTGCCTTCGAATTGGTCGCAAGACCTCGATTCGGTGACGGCGTCGCTCGTCGGCGAACTCGAGCAGGTGCCGCCGATGTTCTCGGCCGTCAAAGTCGACGGTCGTCCGCTATACAAGGCGGCGCGAGCCGGGCGCGAAGTCGAACGTCGCTCGCGAACGGTGCGGATCTCAGCGTTGCGGCCGGTAGCCGTCGATGGCGATCGCGCGCGCATAGCCGTCGACTGCTCCGCAGGCACGTACGTCCGAACGCTTTGCGAGCAGATCGGCGAGCGGATCGGGCTGCCGGCGCATCTCGCCTTCCTTATCCGGACACGAGCAGGCCCATTCGCGCTCGCATATGCGCGAACCCCGGCGCAGATCGCAGGCGACGCGCATGGGTGCACGATCGATCCGCTCGACGTGCTCGAGCTGCCGCGCGAATCGCTCGATGATGAGGCGCTGCGCAGGTTCTCGCACGGCAACGACGTCGCGTCGACGCTGACCGCGCAACCATCAGGATCCGAAGGACGGCTCGTCCTCGCGATGCATCGCGAGAGGCTCATCGGCATCGCGCGCGTCGTCGATGCGCGCCTCGAACCGGTGCGGGTCATCGCCGCCGCTGGCGAGAACGGATGACGCCGATGCAGATCATCCGCAGCATCGAGGGTTACGACCGCTCCGACGATCTGTTGCTTTCGATCGGCGTTTTTGACGGCGTGCACGCCGGGCATCGAGCCGTGCTCGGCAGCCTCGTCGCACGACGGCGGCCCGGCGAGCTTGCGGCCGCGCTCACCTTCGAGCATCATCCGCAGGCGTTCTTGCATCCCGAAGGCGCTCCCAAGCAGATAACGACGGCCGACGAAAAAGTGAACCTGCTCGCCGGCTGCGGTCTCGATCTCTTGTTAATCTTGCAATTCGACGATCGCATCGCGCAGGTCGACGCAGAGACGTTCCTGCGCGACATACTCGTCGCGCGGCTGCATGTGAAGCAGCTCGTCGTCGGCGACAATTGGCGTTTCGGCAAGGGCCGAGCGGGCGACGTCGCGCTCGCAGAGCGCGTGCTCGAGACGCTCGGGTGCCGCTTCGAGTGCGCGTCGCTCGCACAAGGCGACGGCGAGGCGATCTCGAGCTCGCGCATCCGATCGCTGATCGAAGCGCGGCGCTTCGACGAGGCCGATCGTCTGTTGGGGTCGCCCTATACGGTGCGCGGCATCGTCGAGGCCGGCGCTGGTCGCGGTCACGTGCTCGGCTTCCCGACGGCGAACCTTCGGATCTCCGACGAGAAGCTCGTGCCGCCGGACGGCATCTATTCGGCGGTCGCCCATCACGACGGTATTGACCGCGTCGCGATCGTGAGTATCGGTACGAAGCCTACGTTCGGCGGAACGCAGCGAGCTGTCGAGGCGTATCTGCTCGACTTCGACGGCAGCATATATGGAGAGCAGATCGCCCTGCGGACTTGGCGTCACGTGCGCGATCAGATCCGTTACGACGGGCCGGAGGCGTTGATCCGTCAGATGCGGCTCGACGTCGAATCGGTCCGCAAGGCATGAGGTTCGCGTGACGCAGCTGCATCCGCGCGTCTACGAGCGCGTCGAGCATCTGCCGAAGGACTTCTCGATCGCCGCGCTCGAGCCGATGCCGACGCCAGCCGGCGCCGTCCTCTGTCCGCCGGATCGCTTCGACGTCATCGACGTGAAAAACGCGTTCATGGCCGGCAACGCTGGGAACGTCGACAAAGAACGAGCCCGACGCGAATGGGGCGCGTTGCGCGACGCATTCTCCAGCGCCGGTGCGCGCGTCGAACTGCTCAAACCGCTCGACGCGTGCGAAGATATGGTCTTCTGCGCGAACACGGCGCTGCTCGGCATCGATGCGCAAGGTCAAAAGACGTGCCTACCCGGCCGCATGACCTTCGAATCGCGCCGGCCCGAGGTCGGTGTCATGGTGGCGTGGGCTCGCGCGAACGGATACCGTGTCGTCGACGACTTCGCAGATCCGGGGCTCCGCTTCGAAGGCTCGGGCGATGCGATCTGGCATCCGGGGCGCAGGCTGCTCTGGGGCGGTTACGGATGGCGCACCGACCCGCAGGTGTATGACGGCGTCGCCGCAGCGTTCGGCGTGCCGGTCATCACGCTGGCGTTGACCGATTCGACGTTCTATCATCTCGACACGTGCGTCGTCGCGCTCGATGAACGTACCGTACTCGTCCACGAACCCGCGTTATCCACCGAAGGCGCGGAGCTGGTGCGCCTCGTCTTCGAGCGGGTGATCGAAGTCGACGCGGATGAGGCGCGACGTTTCGCGTGCAACGCGACGCTCCTCGCTCCCGGCGTCGTCGCGATAGATCGGCGCGCGTCATCGACTGCTGCTCGCCTACGCGAGCTCGGCTACGAGGTCGTCGCGCTCGATACCGGCGAGTTCCTCAAGTCCGGCGGGAGCGCGTACTGCATGAAGAACGCCTTCTTCTAAGAAACCGCGACATTCAAAAAGGGAGCGGTCGAGATTTATCTCGACCGCAGACGACCTTGCGACTGAAAGGCCGCGGCGGTCGAGCTGAAGCTCGACCGCTCCCATTTCTTCCCAAATGATAGACCGTGGCGGTCGAGATAAATCTCGACCGCTCCCCGAAACTATGAGAAAGAGCGGCCGACCGTTACGGTCGACCGCTCGTCGGGTCATGTCGTCGGTTCGTCTACGTTAGTGCTGGAACTTGAGCGCCTGCTCGAGCTCCGTGCGCGCGGCCTGGAGCGCGGCCATCGCCTTCACGCGGAATCCGCCGTAGTCGTGCGCGTCTCGTCCGAGGGCATCGATCGCCTGCTCGAGGTTCTGCCGCGCATTCGCGAGGCTTTGGTTGCTCTGATGCTGGTCGATCTGGCCCATCGACGTGTTGTTAATCGTCACCGGCGAGACCGGCATCGTGTTCTGGACCCGCGAGTCGCCCGGATGCGATTTGTCGAAGTTGAGCGCGTCCAGGATGTCGTTGTGCGCGGTCTGCAGGTCGTTGATCGCCGCGACGCGGTGTCCGCCGTAGTCGTTGCGGTCGCTCTGCAGGTTCGAGATCGCCGTGTTGACGTGCTCGTTGACGAAGCTCAGGTTCGCGTTGCTCACACCCTCGCCCGTGCCGCCGTTGCGGACGCCCGGGTTGTGGATGAAGTCGAGTGCCGCGTCAAGCTCCTGGCGAGCCTGTTGCAGCTTCTCCATCGCGCGGGACTTGAAGCCGCCGTAATCGGTGCGATCCTGGTTGAGCGCGTCGATAGCCGACTCGACGTGGCTGCGCACATCCATGATGTTCTCGCTGCTGCCGCGCTGGTTGCGGATGTCGTGGTCACCGTTGCCGTTGCCGCCGTTGCCGCCGTTCGAGGGGACAACAGGCACCGGGTTCACGACGCCGTTCGGCGTCACCGGAACCGGGCTGCCGTTGCCGCTATTGCCGCCGTTGCGGCCGCCGCGAGCGGCGAGCGCTTGATCGAGGAACTGTCGCGCGACACCGAGGTCATCGCGAGCCGCTTCTTTGTGGCCGCCGTAGTCGCTGGCATCGCGCTGCAGGCCGTCGATCGCTATTTCGATATGCCGGCGCGCAAGGCGGATGTTCTGGTTGCTCTGCTGTTGGTCTCGCTTTTGGACTTGCGGAGGCTGCGAGGCGACCGGTCGCGGCGCCACGGGCATCGCCATCGCGGCCCCGGCGCTCACGACGATCGCTGCGAGCGTCGCCGCTGTCACCATCATCTTCATTTGGTTCATTCTCTCCCTTGGCAATTCTGCCGATGATTGCGGGGAGTGGTCTCACAGGCGGACTCACTGCCCTTCGAGTGTTTCAACGACGACTCGAGCTCAAAGGTCATGGTGCCCGATGAGAGACGGGTTAATTCCATACGCGATAGCACGTCCCGCTGGGTTATACAGGCGACTCGATTAGCGGCTAAGCTAAATGCCGCGTGAACCAGTCGACGATCGCCTCGAGGCGCGCAACGCGCAGCCGAGGTGGGCCGACCCTCGAGAGTCCGTGATCCGCTCCGGAAAAACGCAGCAGTTCGACGTCGGCTCCGCGCCGCTTCAACGCGGTGAACAACTGCTCCGATTGCTCGATCGGACACCGATAGTCGTTCTCGGAATGGATGAGCAGGATCGGGATCGAGATAGCGTCGGCGTACGTGAGCGGCGAGCACCGCTTGTACACATCTTCGATCTCCGAGGGTTTGCCGCCGAGCTCGCTCTCGAGCATCCGCCCGACTTCCGACGTGCCCCAGAGCGTGAGGAGATTCGTCGCCGGACGCATCGCGATCGCGGCCTTGAACCGGTCGCTGTGGCTCGCCATCCACGCGCTGAGGTAGCCGCCGTAACTACCGCCCGCGACGCCGAGCTTCTTGGCGTCGATACCGCCTTGCGCGAGGGCCGCGTCGAGCGCGTCCATGCAGTCGTCGAATGCCGGAGCAGCCCAATCGCCTTTGATCGCGGCGCCGAACGCGTCGCCGTAGCTCTGGCTCCCGCGCGGATTGCAGAAGACGACGTCGATACCGGCGGCAGCGAGAAGATGGAACTCGAAGAAGAACGCATCGCCGTACGCGGCATGCGGACCGCCGTGGATCTGAAGGACGAGCGGTCGCGGCGCGTCGCCCGCCCCGTGAAGGTGCCAACCCTCGATCGGCCCGGAACGTGCAGGTGCGGTGAATCGGGCGGCCGTCTCCAAGCGCTTTCCCTTACGCCACGCCTCCGTCTCGTGCGTGACCCGATGCCAACCGGACCCATCGAGCGACGCTTCGTAGATCTCGTTGGGAGTCGAGGTGTCCGACGCGGTCGCGACAAGCGTGTTTCGAGCGACGGAGAATTCGGCGATCGTCTGCGACCGCGGCGTGATCCGCTCCGCACCGGCAGTGCCGACGCGATAGACGCCCGCGCTGCCGTGACTCGAACCGAGAACGAGCGCGCTGCCATCGTCGAAGACGACCGGGGCCGACGCCGCGGCGCTCGCATCGAAATCGTTGAGCACGTGATTGCCGCAGATCCAATCCGATCCCGCGGTGAGACATCGGGCACCGCTGCCGTCGGATCCGACAGTGTATAGACGGAGCGGCGCGACGGCATACCCCGCTGGATCTTCGAAGCCGACGAAATAGATGCGCGATCCGTTCGGATGCCAAGCGGGCGCTTCGATCGCTCCGCCAAGATCGAGGATCTTCCGAAGCGTTGAGCCTGGCGCAGCGCCGACGATCCACAGCTCAGTGCGCCAAAGGCTGTCGGCATCGCGGCGATGCTCGCCGACGTACGCGATCGACGCACTGTCCGGCGACCACGCCGGGCTGCCGATCCATCCAGTTCCGTCAGTCACGAGTTTCGCGGAGCCGGCAGCTAAGTCGATGAGCCACAACTGCGGCAGGTCATCGAGGAACCCGACGCCGTCGGCGCGATAGCGCAAGCGATCGATGCGCCGCCATCCTCGTCGCGCGACCTCGCGCCGCCCTGCGTCGGGCGTCGCGATCGCCGCGATCATCCGGCCGTCGGGTGAGAACGATGCGGATTGGACCGCGCCGTCGATCGTGGGCGCAGGATACGGCTCGCCGCCGTCCGCCTCCATGAGCCATATCTGGCGGCTGTCGCCGCGATCGCTGATGAAGAGCAGACGATCGCCGCCCGGTGACCACCGCGGCTGAAGGTCGCGCGCGGTTCCGCGCGTGTAGATGCGCGAGCCGCTTTCGCCGCGCAGGGCAGCGACGCGGATGCTTCCGACGTAACCGTCGTCTTCGCGGTCCATCGTCGTCACGACGTACGCAACCGACGTGCCGTCAGGATGCACGGACACGCCGGTCACGACGGGTAAAGAATACAGATCCTCAGGGCTGATGCTGGATCGCGCGTCGGCCAAAACGAAAACTCCACCCACGTATGACGACTACGAGCCGCGCGGTTTCGCCCGGAATCTGTGCGCCCCTCCTCTGCAGCACCCTCAAGCCAGACCGCGGCGGTCGAGATAAATCTCGACCGCTCCCCCAGAGAATCGAGTGAAGGGCGTGCGGTTCGGTGATGGAAGCGAGGCACCGTGGCATTCGAAAGACGGCGCGATGGTTTCACGATCACGACCGATCCACAGGCCTTCGATATCGATGCGATCCACGAATTCCTGAGCGAAAAGGCCTACTGGTGCCGGGGTGTCCCTCGGCCGGCCTTGGAAAAGGCGATCGAGCGGTCGCTGTGCTTCGGATTGATCGAAGGACCGAGGCAGATCGGGTTCGCGCGGATGGTGACCGACGGCGCGACGTTCGCGTGGCTTTGCGACGTCTACGTGATCGAAAGCCACCGCGGGCGTGGGCTTGGCGACTGGCTCATCGCGTCGGCCCTCGAACACCCGGATCTGCAAGGTCTGCGCCGGATCGTGCTGGCGACGCGCGACGCCCACGCGCTGTACCGCCGCAACGGTTTCGAGGCGCTGCCGATGCCCGAGCGCTGGATGGCCATCGCGAAGCCAGACATCTACGCGAAGGCTGCGAGCGGGTCGTGACCTCCGACAAGCTGTGGTCGTTCGCGATCGTGCTCGCAGCTGTCGCCGGCGCCATCGCGATCCTGGCGGTCTTCGCGCACGACTACCCGTTGACGCCAGCGACCGTGCCGACGCATTTCGGCGTGACCGGCGCCCCCGATGTGTACGGTCCACGCTCGACGTTCGTGATATTCCCGGTGCTTGGCGGTGTGTTAGCCGCGCTCGCCGTCATCGTCTGGGCGTTCGGAGCTCCTTCGCGGCAAGGACAGCGCTCGGTGCCGCCGATCTTGCCCGCGATCGCCGTTCTCATATTCGCCGAGACGACGTGGATGATGTTCTTCGTCGAGATCGGGAGCTTCGGGGTCGCCCTCGGGCACGCCACCGGTCTCGGGTCAGGCGTGTTCGTCGGCGTCGCCATCGTGCTTGCGACCGCGCTCGTCTTGCTCGCCGTCACTCTACTCGCCGTCCGCCCCCCGAACTGAAAGGATACGACTTCCGAGATGACCGTATTGATATTCTTCCACGTGCTCGCGATGTTCATCGCTTTCGCGCTGACGACAGGCACGGGGATCTTCAT
This region includes:
- the rbfA gene encoding 30S ribosome-binding factor RbfA is translated as MQEHPDGKNTRLARVEHEIVRELSELIHEDLKDPRIGFVTLVGCDVSPDLRSARVYASPLGDGRAQSATMRGLQSASGFLSVELGKRMRMRRTPTLTFVRDDSIARGVRMSTILDEVHRRDESRKHGTD
- a CDS encoding bifunctional oligoribonuclease/PAP phosphatase NrnA — protein: MSQENTAPTNGKANALADAAEVAACLRAHRQFVMCAHEKPDGDVLGSGYALGLALKSIGKSVTYFLDDDVPRNLRFMPEWQLTQRSFEGVADDAIFVFFDMSDQARAGKALQWVPRERIVNIDHHLGNKRFGRWNYVNEGEAATGSLVLGLVFSLGVKVTPDIATCLLGTLISDTGCFQYSNASPHTMRLGAALIEAGADKDLITEQLYYTRTFAGQKVLGRALENAQLTDDGICYSIVTQAMLEEYGATHEDLEDVVGALRVVDRCEIAALFKESADGAYRLSLRSRGRFNVMEMARALGGGGHFRAAGATVAGPRESAIERVLAAIRSTMGEKSRTR
- the truB gene encoding tRNA pseudouridine(55) synthase TruB, with the translated sequence MARAAAPFGFVNAFKPPGISSTAFGIWVRKRLGAPSLGHWGTLDPSACGVLVLAIGQATRLLPYLPADDKSYVFEMRVGTATDTGDAEGRVLRSAPVPSNWSQDLDSVTASLVGELEQVPPMFSAVKVDGRPLYKAARAGREVERRSRTVRISALRPVAVDGDRARIAVDCSAGTYVRTLCEQIGERIGLPAHLAFLIRTRAGPFALAYARTPAQIAGDAHGCTIDPLDVLELPRESLDDEALRRFSHGNDVASTLTAQPSGSEGRLVLAMHRERLIGIARVVDARLEPVRVIAAAGENG
- the ribF gene encoding riboflavin biosynthesis protein RibF; translation: MTPMQIIRSIEGYDRSDDLLLSIGVFDGVHAGHRAVLGSLVARRRPGELAAALTFEHHPQAFLHPEGAPKQITTADEKVNLLAGCGLDLLLILQFDDRIAQVDAETFLRDILVARLHVKQLVVGDNWRFGKGRAGDVALAERVLETLGCRFECASLAQGDGEAISSSRIRSLIEARRFDEADRLLGSPYTVRGIVEAGAGRGHVLGFPTANLRISDEKLVPPDGIYSAVAHHDGIDRVAIVSIGTKPTFGGTQRAVEAYLLDFDGSIYGEQIALRTWRHVRDQIRYDGPEALIRQMRLDVESVRKA
- a CDS encoding arginine deiminase-related protein, yielding MTQLHPRVYERVEHLPKDFSIAALEPMPTPAGAVLCPPDRFDVIDVKNAFMAGNAGNVDKERARREWGALRDAFSSAGARVELLKPLDACEDMVFCANTALLGIDAQGQKTCLPGRMTFESRRPEVGVMVAWARANGYRVVDDFADPGLRFEGSGDAIWHPGRRLLWGGYGWRTDPQVYDGVAAAFGVPVITLALTDSTFYHLDTCVVALDERTVLVHEPALSTEGAELVRLVFERVIEVDADEARRFACNATLLAPGVVAIDRRASSTAARLRELGYEVVALDTGEFLKSGGSAYCMKNAFF
- a CDS encoding S9 family peptidase translates to MADARSSISPEDLYSLPVVTGVSVHPDGTSVAYVVTTMDREDDGYVGSIRVAALRGESGSRIYTRGTARDLQPRWSPGGDRLLFISDRGDSRQIWLMEADGGEPYPAPTIDGAVQSASFSPDGRMIAAIATPDAGRREVARRGWRRIDRLRYRADGVGFLDDLPQLWLIDLAAGSAKLVTDGTGWIGSPAWSPDSASIAYVGEHRRDADSLWRTELWIVGAAPGSTLRKILDLGGAIEAPAWHPNGSRIYFVGFEDPAGYAVAPLRLYTVGSDGSGARCLTAGSDWICGNHVLNDFDASAAASAPVVFDDGSALVLGSSHGSAGVYRVGTAGAERITPRSQTIAEFSVARNTLVATASDTSTPNEIYEASLDGSGWHRVTHETEAWRKGKRLETAARFTAPARSGPIEGWHLHGAGDAPRPLVLQIHGGPHAAYGDAFFFEFHLLAAAGIDVVFCNPRGSQSYGDAFGAAIKGDWAAPAFDDCMDALDAALAQGGIDAKKLGVAGGSYGGYLSAWMASHSDRFKAAIAMRPATNLLTLWGTSEVGRMLESELGGKPSEIEDVYKRCSPLTYADAISIPILLIHSENDYRCPIEQSEQLFTALKRRGADVELLRFSGADHGLSRVGPPRLRVARLEAIVDWFTRHLA
- a CDS encoding GNAT family N-acetyltransferase gives rise to the protein MAFERRRDGFTITTDPQAFDIDAIHEFLSEKAYWCRGVPRPALEKAIERSLCFGLIEGPRQIGFARMVTDGATFAWLCDVYVIESHRGRGLGDWLIASALEHPDLQGLRRIVLATRDAHALYRRNGFEALPMPERWMAIAKPDIYAKAASGS
- a CDS encoding DUF1648 domain-containing protein, with translation MTSDKLWSFAIVLAAVAGAIAILAVFAHDYPLTPATVPTHFGVTGAPDVYGPRSTFVIFPVLGGVLAALAVIVWAFGAPSRQGQRSVPPILPAIAVLIFAETTWMMFFVEIGSFGVALGHATGLGSGVFVGVAIVLATALVLLAVTLLAVRPPN